The following DNA comes from Camelina sativa cultivar DH55 chromosome 14, Cs, whole genome shotgun sequence.
AACATGAgttaagttaaaaaaatgttaccaatcaagaacaaaactaattttttttgaaattgaggTTGAGTTCCAATGTgatatggttgatgtacaattTTGACTTATGTCTTTTGTACAAAATTTAACTCAAAACATTATTCAACattatggaaattttcatgactTTAGGATGTGCTAAGTTGAGTTagctattttttaattagaaaaacaaaaatacagttatataatacaaaaatttattctttttattttttatttaattgatatatcaattaaaataatttttactatttttattttatttaataacttattttaattatagttattttaaatttattatattttaccaaattttttttttattataatctaATATGAAATAGGCATAGATCTAAATATGAtaagattataaatattatggaatgcatgtaattaatttttttaatttccaatataataacaaagaagtttagttaactttatgtatattaaaactattttagtatttatatattttatttataatacttttattaaatgtATTCACTAATACTCATAATTATCAAAGTATTTTAAAttagaattaattaaataatacataCATCAACATCAACCGCAAAAAATATCACCAGTCAATAATTTTTGTAagattaataaatcatattattaCAATTGTGGTTACATCAAACAACTCAACATTAATAATTCAGGTTATCAAATCACAgacataataaataatattatgattCATCGGAAGCCCgtctagctcagttggtagagcgcaaGGCTCTTAACCTTGTGGTCGTGGGTTcgagccccacggtgggcgtATTGTTATAATGttgaaatttatattgtttaattttataattgttgagttttttttttaagaaatgcATCTAATCTGAGAAAGTTTTATGAAACTCAAAGATAGGAATATCTAcggaaataaataatattaggaaaaagacaaaaaaaaaaaaataataataatgagatgTCAGATATATCCCTCAACCACGTTTTAATTCACACAGAGCCAccaatcatcaaatcaaatcacaacatttCTCTCTTCTCGATTTGAATCCATTTCGTTCTCAGGTACGGTGGTGATTTCTTCATCAGAtcgatcctttttctttttttttttttactcactGTTCTCAGGTATATTGATTTGTTCCCGCCTCGCGCGCGTTGCGACTTTTTCCCCAGGAACTGTGGAGCGGCTTGATTTGATATCGATCTGTGACAATGGGAGAGACTAGTATCGATATGGAGGAAGGAACTCTGGAGATCGGAATGGGTTAGTCACCTCATCCTCACCGATCATTTTATTCGATCACATCTATACGACGTTTGGTTTGGTTGACTAACGGATTAGAGAGATTGCTACATTTATTGGCTTTGGTTTTCGTTATCGAATTTTTCATTTCATAATAAGAATCTCAGATTTGAGCGATGCGATCGATCTATGTTAACCTTTAGTTTTGATTTCGCCTAGTTTTGGAATTTGAAGTTGTCGATTAGTAAGTGACTAGTGTTTGTCTTGCTTTACTTTTGATTGTTCAGTCGTGTGATTGTTCGCTGAATGCTATAGTGATTTTTTAGCTTATAAGAGACTGATTTGAGAATCTTTGAAATTGTAGAGTACAGAACTGTCTCCGGGGTTGCAGGACCCTTGGTCATCCTTGACAAAGTGAAGGTATTAGAACATTAGAAGCTTTCACTTccaatcgattttttttttgtttcaagggACACTGACTGTAAATATATGTTGAACTGTATGTTACATCAGGGTCCAAAGTACCAGGAGATTGTAAATATTCGTTTAGGAGATGGATCCACTAGACGTGGACAGGTCTTGGAGGTTGATGGGGAGAAAGCTGTTGTCCAGGTTAGTGATATTCCGTGTTACTTTTTGACGTGAATACTGCATATAACTACTTTGTTGAATCTCAGgtgtaaaaatgtattttatacACTTGCTTGCTGTAGAGGTCACTTTCCTCAATGATTTTATACATGTACAGGTTTTTGAAGGAACATCTGGAATTGACAACAAATTTACCACCGTGCAATTCACTGGAGAGGTGTTTACTATAACGCCTTTTAGTGGCAGTTATCTGAAATCTAAAGATACTTTGCttacagtttttctttttcctatttaacTTTTTCTGTTATTGATGTGTGTTTTCAGGTACTGAAAACTCCTGTATCATTGGACATGCTTGGGCGCATATTTAACGGCTCAGGAAAGCCAATTGATAATGGCCCTCCTATTTTGCCTGAGGCATACCTGGATATTTCGGGTGAGCGTTGATTGCCTTATTGTGTGATCTCTAAAgaacctttatttttttgtttctaatggTTCTGGTGAATAATATTTATAGGAAGCTCAATCAACCCCAGTGAAAGAACCTACCCTGAAGAGATGATACAAACGGGGATTTCTACCATTGATGTCATGAACTCCATTGCTCGTGGACAGAAGATTCCTCTTTTCTCTGCTGCTGGTCTACCACATAATGAAATCGCTGCTCAAATTTGTCGTCAGGCTGGTCTTGTTAAGCGGTTGGAAAAGACTGAGAACTTAATTCAGGAGGTAACCATTTgctccatcaccaccaccacttaAGGACTTTTGTTATTCAAGTATCATGCTGAAGTCTAAGTGCCTGTCTATGCCCATTCAGTTTCTAACTAATATAGagagattaactatatatacgAATATGTGGTACATGTAAAGGGTTCTACTTTGTGATGTCATTTACTTTTCTGATACTCAACTTTTGTGAAGATCGATATAGCAGATTCTCAATTCCTCTGCTGTTTTGTCTGCCTTGTAAAATCCCTCATTATTTCCCTTGCGTTTGTCCAGGACCATGGAGAGGACAATTTTGCAATTGTTTTTGCAGCTATGGGTGTGAACATGGAGACAGCCCAGTTCTTCAAGCGtgattttgaagaaaatggATCGATGGAAAGAGTTACCCTTTTCCTGAACCTGGTAACCTACTACTAGTGATTTCTATACTTCTTATCCTACTTTTTTTAGTACTATTATATTACATCTGTCTGTGATTGATTGAGCTGATATCTGCATTTTTACTCGAACAGGCCAATGACCCAACCATCGAGAGAATTATCACTCCTCGAATTGCCCTTACGACCGCTGAATATTTGGCTTATGAATGTGGGAAGCATGTGCTGGTTATATTGACAGACATGAGTTCTTATGCAGATGCTCTTCGTGAGGTAATGACTTTTTTCACGGGCCTCTCTGTGTCTGTCCTATGATACAGAACTTGATTtcggttttaaaaaaaaaaaataacaaacgaCAACTCTAGGTTTCTGCTGCTCGAGAAGAAGTTCCTGGAAGACGTGGATATCCGGGTTATATGTATACAGATCTTGCAACTATCTATGAGCGGGCAGGACGTATTGAAGGAAGAAAGGGTTCCATTACCCAAATCCCTATCCTGACTATGCCTAATGACGGTAAAAATCATATTGTTCTTCGACTCTCTtcacaaaatatgttttttgatTGAATAATGCTCATGATATCTCTTGTTGTTAAACCTCAGATATCACTCACCCTACTCCGGATCTTACTGGTTACATTACTGAGGGTCAGATATATATTGATAGGCAACTTCACAACAGACAGGTTCCATAAGCTTGACTCTTTTTGCAGATCTCTCATTAGTATTATTTCTAATACATCTACCTaagcaaaaaaaaggtttcCCATCCATTTACAATGATCTCTGATTCTGTCTTGGTTCTTCCCTAAAACAGATATATCCACCCATTAACGTGCTTCCATCACTTTCTCGATTAATGAAGGTAGCGATGCAATTCGATTATACCCTTATGGATTCACATGGATTGAAACATACTATCTATACTTATTAACTTAATAATTATTCCTCTACAGAGTGCTATTGGTGAAGGAATGACTCGCAAAGATCATTCTGATGTGTCCAACCAGGTTCCCTATCTATATAGAACCTTACTTGCTGAGAGTAGCTCACATGTTAATATGGTAGTATCGAATTTTCAGTTGACAACATTCTCTTTACTTTCAGCTGTATGCAAATTATGCAATCGGGAAAGATGTTCAAGCCATGAAAGCTGTTGTTGGAGAAGAAGCTCTTTCTTCTGAGGATCTGGTACCTTACTCTGACTTCATCATATTCGTGTTCATATCAAAACACTCACAACAACATTTACTCACATTACAACAATTGattgtgttgtgtgtttgtaGCTGTATTTAGAGTTTCTGGATAAGTTTGAGAGGAAGTTTGTGATGCAAGGGGCATATGATACAAGAAACATCTTCCAGTCGCTTGACTTGGCATGGACACTGCTCCGTATCTTCCCACGTGAGCTTCTTCACCGTATTCCC
Coding sequences within:
- the LOC104740725 gene encoding V-type proton ATPase subunit B3 — protein: MGETSIDMEEGTLEIGMEYRTVSGVAGPLVILDKVKGPKYQEIVNIRLGDGSTRRGQVLEVDGEKAVVQVFEGTSGIDNKFTTVQFTGEVLKTPVSLDMLGRIFNGSGKPIDNGPPILPEAYLDISGSSINPSERTYPEEMIQTGISTIDVMNSIARGQKIPLFSAAGLPHNEIAAQICRQAGLVKRLEKTENLIQEDHGEDNFAIVFAAMGVNMETAQFFKRDFEENGSMERVTLFLNLANDPTIERIITPRIALTTAEYLAYECGKHVLVILTDMSSYADALREVSAAREEVPGRRGYPGYMYTDLATIYERAGRIEGRKGSITQIPILTMPNDDITHPTPDLTGYITEGQIYIDRQLHNRQIYPPINVLPSLSRLMKSAIGEGMTRKDHSDVSNQLYANYAIGKDVQAMKAVVGEEALSSEDLLYLEFLDKFERKFVMQGAYDTRNIFQSLDLAWTLLRIFPRELLHRIPAKTLDQFYSRDSTN